The following proteins are encoded in a genomic region of Comamonas resistens:
- a CDS encoding 3-alpha-hydroxysteroid 3-dehydrogenase, which translates to MSTIVMSGCATGIGAATRKALEAAGHKIIGIDIRDAEVIADLSTAQGRKQAIADVLLQCSEGMDGAVLCAGLGVQVKPAGKVTSVNYFGAVELLDAFLPELQKGHRPAAVVISSVASAHLAWDRNPLAAAFEAGDEAQAAAIVEGAGDQGGNLAYAGSKNALTVAVRKRVETWGKAGVRLNTVAPGATDTPLLQAGLKDPLYGESIARFVPPLGRRAEPSEIAAVIAFLMSPAASYVHGAQFVIDGGIDALMRPTAF; encoded by the coding sequence ATGTCCACCATCGTGATGAGCGGCTGTGCCACAGGCATTGGCGCTGCCACGCGCAAGGCGCTGGAGGCGGCTGGTCACAAGATCATCGGCATCGATATCCGTGATGCGGAAGTGATCGCCGACCTTTCCACGGCCCAAGGGCGAAAGCAGGCCATTGCCGATGTGCTGTTGCAGTGCAGCGAAGGCATGGACGGTGCGGTGCTGTGCGCAGGCCTGGGAGTGCAGGTCAAGCCCGCAGGCAAGGTGACTTCGGTCAACTACTTCGGCGCGGTGGAACTGCTGGACGCCTTCTTGCCCGAGCTGCAAAAAGGCCATCGGCCTGCCGCTGTCGTCATCTCGTCGGTCGCTTCGGCCCATCTGGCCTGGGACAGAAACCCGCTGGCCGCAGCCTTTGAAGCCGGCGATGAAGCCCAGGCTGCCGCCATTGTGGAGGGGGCGGGCGATCAGGGCGGCAACCTGGCTTATGCAGGCAGCAAGAACGCACTCACTGTTGCCGTGCGCAAGCGCGTTGAGACCTGGGGCAAGGCCGGCGTGCGTCTGAACACCGTTGCCCCTGGTGCGACCGATACCCCGCTGCTGCAGGCGGGTCTCAAGGACCCGCTATATGGCGAATCGATCGCCAGGTTTGTGCCGCCGTTGGGCCGCCGTGCCGAGCCCTCGGAAATCGCGGCGGTCATCGCTTTCCTGATGAGCCCCGCCGCCAGCTATGTGCATGGCGCGCAGTTCGTGATTGACGGCGGCATTGATGCGCTGATGCGGCCGACAGCGTTTTGA
- a CDS encoding polysaccharide deacetylase family protein — MTSLSRAFLALILVFLSSSGLAQSLSLTFDDGLNPDTQPGAREWNQRILSHLQQADISAMVFPSLARTGTGAGLDLIMDWARAGHAVGNHTSRHRSLASDQVTLADFVRDVKEGDTVLSHFPTWEPMLRFPYLKEGDTTEKRDGMRAWMRANGYRAAPVSIDASDWYYNQIYSAHAKSGAQEKAAQVKKAYIEHLLDRASYYDGLAKQVLGRSPMHVMLLHTNEINAAALPQVIAVFRERGWHFVAPKAAFDDPVYSLPVNTLPAGESLIWASAKAAGLSGLRYPAEDYVYEEPKLRSQSLLPQGSSR; from the coding sequence ATGACCTCCCTATCTCGCGCGTTTTTGGCGCTGATTCTTGTATTCCTGTCCTCGTCGGGATTGGCTCAGAGCCTGAGCTTGACATTCGACGACGGTCTGAATCCCGATACGCAGCCCGGAGCGCGGGAATGGAACCAGCGCATCCTTTCACATCTGCAACAGGCGGATATCTCTGCAATGGTGTTTCCGTCGCTGGCGCGTACCGGAACTGGTGCAGGCCTGGATCTCATCATGGATTGGGCGCGGGCCGGCCACGCGGTGGGCAATCACACCTCCAGGCACCGCAGCCTGGCATCGGACCAGGTGACGCTGGCCGATTTTGTGCGGGATGTGAAAGAGGGCGATACGGTCCTGAGTCACTTTCCCACTTGGGAGCCCATGCTGCGCTTTCCTTATCTGAAGGAAGGCGACACGACCGAGAAGCGCGACGGCATGCGGGCCTGGATGAGGGCCAACGGTTACAGAGCCGCGCCTGTTTCCATCGACGCCAGTGACTGGTACTACAACCAGATCTATTCGGCCCACGCAAAGAGCGGCGCGCAGGAAAAGGCCGCCCAGGTCAAGAAGGCCTACATCGAGCATCTGCTGGATCGGGCCAGCTATTACGACGGCCTGGCCAAGCAGGTGCTGGGGCGAAGCCCCATGCATGTGATGCTGCTGCACACGAATGAAATCAATGCAGCTGCCCTGCCACAGGTGATTGCGGTGTTCCGAGAGAGAGGTTGGCACTTTGTGGCACCCAAAGCTGCGTTTGACGACCCTGTCTACTCTTTGCCGGTCAACACATTGCCTGCTGGCGAAAGCCTTATTTGGGCCAGTGCAAAAGCCGCAGGGCTTTCCGGGCTGCGATATCCGGCGGAGGATTATGTCTACGAAGAGCCCAAACTCCGATCGCAATCGCTGCTGCCCCAAGGCTCCTCAAGATAG
- a CDS encoding steroid Delta-isomerase: protein MNTIEHMTGVVQRYVAALNAGDLEAIVALYADDATVEDPVGSEPQRGIAAIRAFYAGALRLPLQVALQGEVRAVANEAAFAFSVSVEYQGRKTVVAPIDHFRFNEAGKVVSMRALFGEQNMHAG from the coding sequence ATGAACACCATAGAACATATGACGGGCGTGGTGCAGCGCTATGTGGCTGCACTGAATGCCGGCGATCTGGAGGCCATTGTTGCCCTGTATGCCGATGACGCCACGGTCGAAGACCCCGTGGGCTCCGAGCCTCAGCGAGGTATCGCGGCGATTCGGGCTTTTTATGCCGGCGCGCTCAGACTGCCTTTGCAGGTTGCTCTGCAAGGCGAGGTGCGGGCCGTCGCCAACGAAGCGGCTTTTGCCTTCAGCGTGAGCGTTGAATACCAGGGCCGCAAGACCGTGGTCGCACCCATCGACCATTTCCGCTTCAATGAAGCCGGCAAGGTGGTCAGCATGCGCGCGCTGTTTGGTGAGCAGAATATGCACGCGGGTTGA
- a CDS encoding oxidoreductase, with translation MSNPHASLLQPGRIGTMELKNRIVMAPMGENYGGLDGICGERAQAYYEARARGGTGLVIMGTAAISWPTGTSEPHQLGISSDDFIPGLAEVTRRVHAHGGKVAIQINHSGKVAANDRSHGREMWVSSIPPDAPVPEAMSTITPKEFSTFVGVGPHPDRYRVMDRADIAQMIEWFGAAAMRARQAGFDAVEVHCAHNYMIANFLSPYFNSRSDEYGGSYENRSRLLREVLTEVRKRVGPDFPVWVRLDAEEMHTPGGIAMDEALKTARLCEELGMDAISVSAYARLPTGSAFTDAPIPQKPNAYREFAARFKRTVNIPVISAGRWELDDAAKAIGNNEIDFVAMGRKLLAEPELANKLHANAAQDVRPCIYCYACVSEIFINKGIKCAVNAQTGHETTKAITFAEKPRHVLIVGGGPSGMEAARVAALRGHRVTLAERSDRLGGTLFFAALAYPENGRLLDYLVRQMQHPQIEVRLNTTVDTGLLAKLQPDEILVGTGARRAAPAIPGADQSHVWSGDELRRLMTGDRADEIARAKLSLAERALFKAGGMLKVTDSTAAIQNLSKLWMPLGKRVTIIGAGLVGLELAEFLLERGREVTVLDPGTYPGSELPIVRRWRVYDAIKAHGKLMMQATVTEIKRKEVIWTDKSGEQCRTPADSVVLALGAEADSSVAELIQSLTQTPVRRIGDCNDLGYIEGAMHSGHAAGLGI, from the coding sequence ATGAGCAATCCCCACGCATCCCTGCTGCAGCCAGGGCGTATCGGCACCATGGAGCTGAAGAACCGCATCGTCATGGCGCCCATGGGCGAGAACTATGGAGGCCTCGACGGCATCTGCGGCGAGCGCGCCCAGGCTTATTACGAAGCACGCGCCAGGGGCGGCACCGGCCTCGTCATCATGGGTACGGCCGCCATCTCCTGGCCCACGGGTACCAGCGAACCCCATCAGCTGGGCATCTCCAGCGACGACTTCATTCCGGGTCTGGCCGAAGTCACGCGCCGCGTGCACGCGCATGGCGGCAAGGTGGCCATACAGATCAACCACAGCGGCAAGGTCGCGGCCAATGACCGCAGCCATGGCCGCGAGATGTGGGTGTCCTCGATTCCGCCCGATGCGCCCGTACCCGAGGCCATGAGCACCATCACGCCCAAGGAGTTCTCGACCTTTGTGGGCGTGGGCCCGCACCCGGACCGCTACCGCGTGATGGACAGGGCCGATATCGCGCAGATGATCGAATGGTTTGGCGCCGCCGCCATGCGCGCCAGGCAGGCCGGCTTCGATGCGGTGGAAGTGCACTGCGCGCACAACTACATGATTGCGAACTTCCTCTCGCCCTACTTCAACAGCCGCAGCGACGAATACGGCGGCAGCTATGAAAACCGCAGCCGTCTGCTGCGCGAGGTGCTGACCGAGGTGCGCAAGCGCGTGGGCCCCGACTTCCCGGTCTGGGTACGCCTGGATGCCGAGGAAATGCACACGCCCGGCGGCATCGCCATGGACGAGGCGCTCAAGACCGCCAGGCTCTGCGAGGAGCTGGGCATGGACGCCATCAGCGTCTCGGCCTATGCGCGCCTGCCCACGGGTTCGGCCTTCACCGATGCGCCAATTCCGCAAAAGCCCAATGCCTACCGCGAGTTCGCGGCTCGCTTCAAGAGGACGGTGAACATTCCCGTCATCTCGGCCGGCCGCTGGGAGCTGGACGATGCGGCCAAGGCCATCGGCAACAACGAGATCGACTTTGTGGCCATGGGCCGCAAGCTGCTGGCCGAGCCCGAGCTGGCCAACAAGCTGCATGCCAATGCCGCCCAGGATGTGCGCCCCTGCATCTACTGCTATGCCTGCGTGAGCGAAATCTTCATCAACAAGGGCATCAAGTGCGCGGTCAATGCGCAGACCGGCCACGAAACCACCAAGGCCATCACCTTTGCCGAAAAGCCCAGGCATGTGCTGATCGTGGGCGGCGGCCCCTCGGGCATGGAAGCTGCGCGCGTGGCAGCCCTGCGCGGACACCGCGTCACGCTGGCCGAGCGCAGCGACCGCCTGGGCGGTACGCTGTTCTTTGCAGCCCTGGCCTACCCGGAAAACGGCCGCCTGCTCGACTATCTGGTCAGGCAGATGCAGCACCCGCAGATCGAGGTACGCCTGAACACCACGGTGGATACCGGGCTGCTGGCCAAACTCCAGCCCGACGAAATCCTGGTCGGCACCGGCGCCAGACGCGCAGCCCCGGCCATTCCCGGCGCGGACCAGAGCCATGTCTGGAGCGGCGACGAGCTGCGCCGCCTGATGACGGGCGACCGCGCCGACGAGATCGCCAGGGCCAAGCTCAGCCTGGCCGAGCGCGCGCTATTCAAGGCCGGCGGCATGCTCAAGGTCACGGACAGCACGGCCGCCATCCAGAACCTGTCCAAGCTGTGGATGCCGCTGGGCAAACGCGTGACCATCATCGGCGCAGGCCTGGTAGGGCTGGAGCTGGCCGAGTTCCTGCTCGAGCGCGGCCGCGAAGTCACCGTGCTGGACCCCGGCACGTACCCCGGCTCCGAACTGCCCATCGTGCGCCGCTGGCGCGTCTATGACGCCATCAAGGCCCATGGCAAGCTGATGATGCAGGCCACGGTGACCGAGATCAAACGCAAGGAGGTCATCTGGACCGACAAGAGCGGCGAGCAATGCCGCACGCCTGCCGATTCCGTGGTGCTGGCCCTGGGTGCAGAGGCCGACTCCAGCGTGGCGGAGCTGATCCAATCGCTGACCCAGACTCCCGTGCGCCGCATCGGCGACTGCAACGACCTCGGCTATATCGAGGGAGCCATGCATTCGGGCCATGCAGCTGGCCTCGGCATCTAA